In the Anastrepha obliqua isolate idAnaObli1 chromosome 1, idAnaObli1_1.0, whole genome shotgun sequence genome, one interval contains:
- the LOC129245230 gene encoding solute carrier family 35 member F6, with translation MKMYLPLIYVCTGALNVLLLKWSDTLEGECSDGKWRRFQHPLVQTALMFFGEILCFFVYRIVYFFLQRRGLGAEGENIITRGEREFSPLRLLVPAILDAIASVMLLTGLYLTYVSSFQMLRVAALIFVGIFGAIHLNQMVTVRHWMAMFTIICGIIVIISIDVERAGYDQFSLPRKGDSNAVLTGNLLVVFAQIFHAGKFIYDEKYLKGTDIPTMLATGWQGIFGLFTTVLLGACLTFLPSPMPLNNNTRGVFDDLGDIIPQIRSNPTLLAPLIIFIISSACYNFASLTIVKYSSSANRLLADNLRILIIWWMAFLLEWETFNIITVIGFLILQIGSVAYRNAIFIEWYRSLLARLMRSRYADLTVETGNDSGEAGVSTNRPADAI, from the exons ATGAAAATGTATTTACCATTAATATATGTTTGTACAGGTGCTTTAAATGTTTTGCTGCTCAA GTGGAGTGACACTTTGGAAGGAGAATGCAGTGATGGGAAATGGCGTCGTTTCCAACATCCGCTGGTGCAAACAGCACTTATGTTCTTTGGAGAAATTCTTTGCTTCTTTGTCTATAGAATTGtgtattttttccttcagcgaCGTGGG TTGGGTGCTGAAggtgaaaatataataacaagGGGCGAACGGGAATTTTCACCGCTACGTTTGTTGGTACCGGCGATATTGGATGCAATTGCCTCGGTGATGCTACTTACCGGTCTCTATTTAACTTATGTATCCAGCTTTCAAATGCTGAGAG TTGCTGCTCTTATATTTGTTGGCATCTTTGGTGCCATTCATCTCAATCAAATGGTGACCGTACGTCACTGGATGGCAATGTTCACCATCATTTGCGGCATCATAGTAATCATATCTATTGATGTTGAACGTGCCGGATATGATCAGTTTTCGCTACCCAGGAAGGGAGATAGCAATGCAGTACTAACTGGCAACTTGCTCGTAGTTTTCGCACAAATTTTTCATGCcggtaaatttatttatgatgAAAAGTACCTTAAAGGAACAGACATTCCGACTATGTTGGCTACGGGCTGGCAGGGCATCTTCGGCCTGTTTACCACAGTTTTGCTAGGTGCTTGCCTAACTTTCCTACCCTCTCCAATGCCGCTTAACAATAATACTCGTGGCGTTTTTGACGATCTTGGTGATATTATACCGCAAATCCGTAGTAATCCAACATTGTTGGCaccattaattatttttatcatcTCCAGCGCGTGCTATAACTTTGCCTCATTAACAATTGTGAAATACTCGTCTTCGGCGAATCGATTACTTGCGGATAACTTGCGTATTCTTATTATTTGGTGGATGGCCTTCTTGTTGGAATGGGAAACGTTCAATATCATCACGGTTATAGGCTTTTTAATACTACAAATAGGTTCAGTAGCTTATCGCAATGCTATCTTCATCGAATGGTATCGCTCTTTATTAGCGCGTTTGATGCGTAGTCGATACGCTGATCTAACCGTCGAAACAGGCAACGATAGTGGAGAGGCTGGCGTATCGACAAATCGTCCGGCAGACGCTATTTGA